The following coding sequences are from one Aeromicrobium duanguangcaii window:
- a CDS encoding TetR/AcrR family transcriptional regulator: MSTDSANNRDRSASTRERLLAAAVEAFATSGFAGTTTRDIASRAGMSPAAVYVHHATKEDLLFEISRRGHQSAVEIIEGASRRSQDPVVRVRTMVEEFSRWHAVNSRVGRIVQYEFDALTPEHRAEIAEYRRAIEALMREALEAGVEAGVMTVSDTKGTSLALLSLSIDLVRWYHPGGSTTPDDIAALHGELAVRMVGATA; encoded by the coding sequence ATGAGCACCGACTCGGCGAACAACCGCGATCGTTCCGCCTCGACGCGCGAACGGCTCCTCGCCGCAGCGGTCGAGGCGTTCGCCACCTCCGGGTTCGCCGGCACGACCACGCGCGACATCGCCTCGCGCGCCGGCATGAGTCCGGCCGCCGTCTACGTGCACCACGCCACGAAGGAGGACCTGCTGTTCGAGATCTCCCGGCGCGGCCACCAGTCCGCGGTCGAGATCATCGAGGGAGCCTCCCGCCGCTCGCAGGACCCCGTCGTCCGGGTGCGCACGATGGTCGAGGAGTTCAGCCGGTGGCACGCCGTCAACAGCCGGGTCGGGCGCATCGTCCAGTACGAGTTCGACGCGCTCACCCCCGAGCACCGGGCCGAGATCGCCGAGTACCGCCGCGCCATCGAGGCGCTCATGCGCGAGGCGCTGGAGGCCGGTGTCGAGGCGGGCGTCATGACCGTGTCGGACACCAAGGGCACCTCGCTGGCCCTGCTCTCGCTCAGCATCGACCTGGTGCGCTGGTACCACCCGGGCGGCTCGACCACGCCCGATGACATCGCGGCCCTGCACGGCGAGCTCGCCGTGCGGATGGTCGGCGCCACCGCCTGA
- a CDS encoding acyl-CoA dehydrogenase family protein: MDRTIYSADHEDFRASCAAFLDKHARPFSEEFVSAKAFPREFWTAAGAEGFLGLEIPEEFGGAGAGDFRFNAVLAEELSKITAALASCVGIHTDIATPYIVDLGTQEQKERWLPGCADGTILTAIGMTEPSGGSDLAALRTTAVRDGDQWVINGSKTFITNGFSADLVLTAVRTSPEKGAKGITLFAIEATDEGFSRGRKLDKVGQEESDTAELFFENVRVGDDRVIGEVDRGFIYMMERLPQERLSCAVSNVAHAKQILLETIQYCHDRKAFGQSIGSLQHNKFLLAELVTQIEVAEAYVDAAVAAHAQRTLTSTDAAKAKWWSSQVQNEVLDHCVQLHGGYGFMNEYRVARAWRDARVTKIWAGSNEIMKELIGRDLGF, from the coding sequence ATGGACCGCACGATCTACTCCGCCGACCACGAGGACTTCCGCGCGTCCTGCGCCGCCTTCCTCGACAAGCACGCGCGCCCCTTCTCCGAGGAGTTCGTCTCGGCGAAGGCGTTCCCGCGCGAGTTCTGGACGGCCGCCGGCGCCGAGGGCTTCCTCGGCCTCGAGATCCCCGAGGAGTTCGGCGGCGCGGGGGCGGGGGACTTCCGCTTCAACGCCGTCCTGGCCGAGGAGCTCAGCAAGATCACCGCAGCGCTCGCGTCGTGCGTCGGCATCCACACCGACATCGCGACGCCGTACATCGTCGACCTCGGCACCCAGGAGCAGAAGGAGCGCTGGCTGCCGGGCTGCGCCGATGGAACGATCCTCACCGCGATCGGCATGACCGAGCCCAGCGGCGGGTCCGACCTCGCCGCGCTGCGCACCACCGCCGTGCGTGACGGTGACCAGTGGGTCATCAACGGCTCCAAGACCTTCATCACCAACGGGTTCTCTGCCGACCTGGTCCTGACGGCCGTGCGCACGTCGCCCGAGAAGGGCGCGAAGGGCATCACGCTGTTCGCGATCGAGGCGACCGACGAGGGCTTCAGCCGCGGCCGCAAGCTCGACAAGGTCGGCCAGGAGGAGTCCGACACCGCCGAGCTGTTCTTCGAGAACGTCCGCGTCGGCGACGACCGCGTGATCGGCGAGGTCGACCGGGGCTTCATCTACATGATGGAGCGCCTGCCGCAGGAGCGGCTGTCGTGCGCGGTCTCGAACGTGGCGCACGCCAAGCAGATCCTGCTCGAGACGATCCAGTACTGCCACGACCGCAAGGCGTTCGGCCAGTCGATCGGCTCGCTGCAGCACAACAAGTTCCTGCTCGCCGAGCTCGTGACGCAGATCGAGGTCGCCGAGGCGTACGTCGACGCCGCCGTCGCGGCGCACGCGCAGCGCACCCTGACCTCCACCGACGCCGCGAAGGCCAAGTGGTGGAGCTCGCAGGTGCAGAACGAGGTGCTCGACCACTGCGTCCAGCTGCACGGCGGCTACGGATTCATGAACGAGTACCGCGTGGCCCGCGCCTGGCGCGACGCCCGCGTGACCAAGATCTGGGCCGGCTCGAACGAGATCATGAAGGAACTCATCGGCCGCGACCTGGGCTTCTGA
- a CDS encoding MarR family winged helix-turn-helix transcriptional regulator: MTDLPIASVNDTRWLDEGQQRSWRAFLGGSTVLMDRLDRDLRSEHGLSMSEYEILVRLSEAPDRSIRMADLAAALSHSRSRITHTISRLERDGIVVRTQCGTDGRGVSAVLTDKGFELLATAAHTHVRGVREYLVDLASPEDLAAVRRVMEAVQESIGGRRF, translated from the coding sequence ATGACCGATCTGCCCATCGCCTCCGTCAACGACACCCGGTGGCTCGACGAGGGGCAACAGCGTTCGTGGCGCGCCTTCCTGGGCGGCTCGACGGTCCTGATGGACCGGCTCGACCGCGACCTGCGCAGCGAGCACGGGCTGTCGATGTCGGAGTACGAGATCCTCGTGCGGCTCTCGGAGGCGCCCGACCGGTCGATCCGCATGGCCGACCTGGCCGCGGCCCTGTCGCACTCACGCAGCCGCATCACCCACACGATCAGCCGGCTCGAGCGCGACGGCATCGTCGTGCGCACCCAGTGCGGCACCGACGGCCGCGGCGTCAGCGCCGTGCTGACCGACAAGGGGTTCGAGCTGCTGGCCACCGCGGCCCACACCCACGTGCGCGGGGTGCGCGAGTACCTCGTCGACCTGGCGTCCCCCGAGGACCTCGCCGCGGTCCGGCGCGTCATGGAGGCCGTTCAGGAGTCGATCGGCGGCCGCCGCTTCTAA
- a CDS encoding YceI family protein, with protein sequence MNDITTGTWQLDPTHTEIGFTVRHLMSKVRGKFEKFEGTIVTAEDVTASTATATIDLSSINTGTADRDNHLRSGDFFNVETSPTMTFVSTGVVRKDDTEFVVAGDLTIKDVTKPIELAVEFLGEGKDPWGGTRVGVEAKGQISRKAWGIDFNIPLEGDKVMIGDKITLQITAEAVLQA encoded by the coding sequence ATGAACGACATCACCACCGGCACCTGGCAGCTTGACCCGACGCACACCGAGATCGGCTTCACGGTGCGTCACCTGATGAGCAAGGTGCGTGGCAAGTTCGAGAAGTTCGAGGGAACGATCGTCACCGCCGAGGACGTCACCGCCTCCACCGCGACCGCCACGATCGACCTCTCGTCGATCAACACCGGCACCGCCGACCGTGACAACCACCTGCGCTCGGGCGACTTCTTCAACGTCGAGACCAGCCCGACGATGACGTTCGTCTCGACCGGCGTCGTGCGCAAGGACGACACCGAGTTCGTCGTCGCCGGCGACCTGACCATCAAGGACGTCACCAAGCCGATCGAGCTCGCGGTCGAGTTCCTCGGCGAGGGCAAGGACCCGTGGGGCGGCACCCGCGTCGGCGTCGAGGCCAAGGGCCAGATCAGCCGCAAGGCCTGGGGCATCGACTTCAACATCCCGCTCGAGGGCGACAAGGTCATGATCGGCGACAAGATCACGCTGCAGATCACCGCCGAGGCCGTCCTGCAGGCCTGA